AGCCCTGGAAGGCGTTTGCATCTGAAGTGGCGATCAAGTCCAGCGCTTTGCAGTTTGAAAATGATGATATCATGCGTCCGATTGCAGGGGATGATTACGGTATTTCCTGCTGTGTCTCTTTGCTCAAAGCCGGGAGTCAGATCCAATACTTTGGTGCCCGCTGCAATATGGGCAAAGCACTTCTCCTGGCACTCAATGAGGGCCGGGATGAAATATACGGGGAGCAGGTGGTTCCCAATGTTCCGGCATTGAAAGGGAAATATCTTAACTACGATGATGTACATGAAAATTTTGTTTATGTGCTTTCCTGGTTGGCAGAACAATATGTGAAGATTATGAATGTAATTCATTACAGTCATGACCGGTATTATTATGAAAGTTCCCAGATGGCGCTGCTGGATTCTGAAGTGGACCGTCTCATGGCATTTGGTATGGCCGGACTCTCGGTGGTGGTTGATTCACTCTGCGCAATCCGGTATGCCAAGGTCGAGCCGAAGCGGGACCGCAAGGGGCTCACCAAATCGTTTGTGGTTCAGGGCGACTACCCGGCATTTGGAAATGATGATGAAAGGGCGGATAACCGGGCGCGGGACCTTATCATTACGTTTATCACTGAATTGCGCAAACATCCGGTCTACCGCCGGGCTACGCCGACGCTCTCGATTTTAACCATTACCAGCAATGTCCTTTACGGCAAGAAAACCGGCGCGACACCCGATGGCCGCAAAGCAGGAGAACCGTTTGCCCCGGGCGCCAATCCCATGTTTGGCCGGGAAAAAAACGGCGCCCTGGCCAGTTTAAATTCAATCTCCAAGCTGCCTTACTATGCTGCGATGGATGGTATTTCCAATACCTTCTCAATTGTTCCACAAGCCTTGGGACGGGATCGTGAAATTCGCAATGAAAATTTAATCGGCATTTTGGACGGTTACTTTACCAAAGGCGGGCATCATATCAACGTGAATGTACTGGATCGGGATTTGCTAAAAGATGCGATGCGCCATCCGGAAAATTATCCCCACCTTACCATTCGGGTTTCCGGATATGCCGTTCATTTCACCAGACTTACGCGCGAACACCAGGAAGAGATTCTGCGCAGGACGTTTCATGAGATGATTTGACAATTTGTAAGGACGTAAATACTGTTATGTAGGGGCGTATAGCAATACGCCCCTACCGTTTAAGGAAAAATTCATGAAAAATATCATCGGCCGGATTCATTCCATAGAGACACTGGGGACGCATGACGGTCCGGGTCTGCGTTGCGTTTTTTTTCTTGCCGGGTGCAACTTTCGATGCACTTTTTGTCACAACCCGGATACCTGGACGCATAAGGGATCACAAAAAATGACGCTGAGTGATGCCCGGCTTCGTCTTGAACCGTTATTGCCCTATTTGCGGCAACATGGCGGCGGTGTGACGGTTTCGGGTGGAGAACCGACCATGCAGTCCGAGTTTGTGCAGGCATTATTTAAAATGGCCCACGCCTTTCGATTAAACACCGTGTTGGATACCAATGGGAGTTGTCATCTGGAAAAAGCAGTGAAATTATTAAAACAAACCGATTTGGTACTATTGGATATTAAAGCTTGCGATCCGAAAACACATCAGTTGGTGACCGGCAAACCCCTGGCACCGGTTTTGGCATTCGGACGTTTGGCCGCCAAGACCCCGGGACGGCTCACCATTCGGCGTGTTTTACTTCCCGGGATCAATGATTCGCCGGAAGAGATGAATCAACTGGCTGAGTATGCAGTGGGTTTGAAATATCAACCGCCGATAGAATTAATCGCTTACCACCGTCTGGGTGTTCATAAATGGGAAGAACTTGGGATCCGGTATTCCTTGAAAAATCTCAAACCGCCTTCTCAAGCTGCATGGAAACAGGCGGCCAAGAAATTGGAGATGAAAGGATTGACTGTGTTTAAAGGGTAAAAACAGTTTGGAGAATTTTTTTTGAGATTTGGCATCAAATTTGCTTCTGATATTTTAAAAATGTATTTTTTTTCTTGACAGATTGCAGTGAAATATCATATTCTTTTCATTCTGTTTTTTCATTTCACGATATTGCAGCCTATTATCATTATATTATGTAGAATATACCTTGATGATGATCGAGGTAAGAAGGAGACTGCATGCCCAAAGTAAATGTAAACCCGAAAAACCGTGTGTTTTTCAACAAAATTCCTGAGATTATGGATGTGCCCAATCTTATGGAAATCCAGAAGAAATCATATAATGATTTTCTTCAGAAAAACATCCGTCCTGAAGATAGAAAAAATCAGGGATTGCAATCTGTTTTACAAAGTGTTTTTCCGATTTATGATTTCAATAACAATTCCAGTCTTGAATTTGCCGGTTTTACTTTCGGCGAGCCTAAGTACACGGAGGAGGAATGCCGCGAACGGGATATGACGTACTCGGCAGCTCTGAAAGTGACGCTGCGTCTGGTTGTACGCGAAGAAGACCCGGACACGAAGATCAAGCGCATTAAAGATATCAAAGAGCAGGAAGTCTTTTTCTGTGAACTCCCATTGATGACCAGCAAAGGGACGTTTATTATCAATGGTGCCGAGCGGGTCATTGTATCGCAGCTGCATCGGTCACCGGGTGTTTCTTTTGATGAGGATGAGGTCAAATCCGCCAGCACGGGCAAACGTTTCATGATCGCCCGGATTATTCCTTACTGGGGTTCCTGGTTGGAAATGGAATTTGACAACAATGATTTACTCAATATCCGGATTGACCGCAAACGTAAAATTTTGGTAACCACCTTTTTGCGTGCCATCGGTTTTACGACCCAACAAAAAATTATCAGCCTTTTTTATGAGACCGAGACCATCCCGGTCAAGCCGGAAGCGATTGACCGCATTGTGATGGATGATATTGTTGATCAGTCAACCGGCGAGGTACTGATTGAATGCAATACCCTCCTGACCCCGGAATTGATCCAGAAACTCGACGAATCGAAGGTTAAAAAAATTCCGGTTGCCAAGATTGGTGTGGATGAAGAACTCTCCATTCATAAAACACTGGCCAAGGATAATACCCGGTCGAAAAACGAGGCACTGATAGAAATTTACCGGAAAATGCGTCCGGGTGATCCACCCACGGTGGAAAGCGCATCGGCGCTTTTGGACAGTCTCTTTTTTAATCCCAAGCGCTACAATCTTTCGCGGGTGGGGCGGTACAAATTGAATAAGCGGCTTGACCTGCATATTCCGATTGACCACTGCACCCTGAAAAAAGAAGATATCGTCGAGATCATCCGTAAGTTGGTGACGCTCAACAATCAAGATGAAGCCAAGGATGATATTGATCATCTGGGTAACCGCCGCGTACGTTCCTCAGGCGAGTTGCTGGAAAATCAATTCCGGATCGGATTGGCGCGTATTGAACGTGCGGTGAAGGAACGGATGTCTATTTTGGAAATTGATACCTGTATGCCCAGCAACCTGATCAACGCCAAACCGGTTGCAGCCGGGGTAAAAGAATTTTTTGGTTCTTCACAGCTCTCGCAGTTTATGGACCAGACCAATCCTTTGGCGGAGTTGACGCATAAACGGCGTCTCTCAGCACTGGGTCCCGGAGGGCTGAATCGTGAGCGTGCGGGTTTTGAAGTACGCGATGTGCATCATACGCATTACGGCCGTGTTTGTCCGATCGAAACACCGGAAGGTCCGAATATCGGTCTGATTTCATCCCTGGCAACCTTTGCCCGTGTGAATGAGTATGGTTTTGTTGAGACACCCTATCGCAAAGTCGTCAACGGTAAGGTAACTAATGAGATTCATTATCTGGTGGCGGATGAAGAAGATAGTTATGTCATTGCGCAGGCCAATGCCGAGATCGATGCCAAAGACGGTTTGGTCGGTCCGTTGATCTCAGCCAGATTTAAAACCGACTATCCCTTGGTTAATCCCAAGGATGTTAATTATATGGATGTATCGCCCAAACAGCTGGTCTCCGTTGCGACGGCATTGATTCCCTTTTTGGAACATGATGATGCCAACCGCGCGCTGATGGGATCGAATATGCAGCGCCAGGCAGTACCGGTGCTCAGAACCGATGCACCTCTGGTCGGAACCGGCATGGAAGCCAAGGCGGCTTATGATTCAGGCGTTATGGTCATGGCCAAGCATGATGGTATTGTGGAAAAAGTGACATCCGAGCGCATTCTGATTTCTTACGAGGATAAAAAAGAGGGGCGTATTCATGTCGACACACATACCCTGCTCAAATATCAGCGCTCCAACCAGGACACCTGTGTTAATCAGAAGCCGATTGTTAAGCCGAATCAGCATGTAAAAAAAGGTCAGGTTATTGCGGATGGTCCGGCGACCCACGAAGGTGAACTCGCATTGGGGCAGAATGTGCTGGTCGCTTTTATGCCCTGGCAGGGATATAATTTTGAGGATGCGATCATTGTTTCCGAGCGGTTTTTAAAAGATGATGTATTCACCTCCATTCATGTCGAAGAATTTGAACTGGAGGCGCGTGACACCAAATTGGGCAAAGAGGAAATCACCCGCGATATTCCCAATGTGGGTGAGGACGCTTTGAAAGATTTGGATGAAAGCGGCATTGTACGCGTGGGTGCGGAAGTCGGGCCGGGAGATATCCTGGTGGGGAAGGTTACACCCAAGGGAGAGACCGA
This sequence is a window from bacterium. Protein-coding genes within it:
- the pflB gene encoding formate C-acetyltransferase — protein: MAKKKEAFRKGRWTVKLDLQDFIYRNYSPYENGPEFLKPPTKRTRQVWNKVAKLMDAEKEKGGVLDIDVSVPSAILSHGPGYIDKKNELIFGLQTDKPLRRAIKPVGGIRLVEKACQARGYTVNPRISEIYNKYRKSHNDAVFSIYTEEMKKLRRLGIITGLPDNYARGRIIGDYRRIALYGATRLIEEKQKDLLKIDDAMETKTIRLREEIANQIQALQDIITLGKRYGFNLAGPAQNAREAIQWTYLAYLAAAKESDGAAMSIGHLSAFFDVYITRDMQAGNLTESKAQEFIDDFTIKLRMIRQLRPPEYDQIFAGDPVWVTLVLGGMASDGRTKVTKTDFRFLQSLYNLGPAPEPNLTILYSSRLPEPWKAFASEVAIKSSALQFENDDIMRPIAGDDYGISCCVSLLKAGSQIQYFGARCNMGKALLLALNEGRDEIYGEQVVPNVPALKGKYLNYDDVHENFVYVLSWLAEQYVKIMNVIHYSHDRYYYESSQMALLDSEVDRLMAFGMAGLSVVVDSLCAIRYAKVEPKRDRKGLTKSFVVQGDYPAFGNDDERADNRARDLIITFITELRKHPVYRRATPTLSILTITSNVLYGKKTGATPDGRKAGEPFAPGANPMFGREKNGALASLNSISKLPYYAAMDGISNTFSIVPQALGRDREIRNENLIGILDGYFTKGGHHINVNVLDRDLLKDAMRHPENYPHLTIRVSGYAVHFTRLTREHQEEILRRTFHEMI
- the pflA gene encoding pyruvate formate lyase-activating protein codes for the protein MKNIIGRIHSIETLGTHDGPGLRCVFFLAGCNFRCTFCHNPDTWTHKGSQKMTLSDARLRLEPLLPYLRQHGGGVTVSGGEPTMQSEFVQALFKMAHAFRLNTVLDTNGSCHLEKAVKLLKQTDLVLLDIKACDPKTHQLVTGKPLAPVLAFGRLAAKTPGRLTIRRVLLPGINDSPEEMNQLAEYAVGLKYQPPIELIAYHRLGVHKWEELGIRYSLKNLKPPSQAAWKQAAKKLEMKGLTVFKG
- the rpoB gene encoding DNA-directed RNA polymerase subunit beta, encoding MPKVNVNPKNRVFFNKIPEIMDVPNLMEIQKKSYNDFLQKNIRPEDRKNQGLQSVLQSVFPIYDFNNNSSLEFAGFTFGEPKYTEEECRERDMTYSAALKVTLRLVVREEDPDTKIKRIKDIKEQEVFFCELPLMTSKGTFIINGAERVIVSQLHRSPGVSFDEDEVKSASTGKRFMIARIIPYWGSWLEMEFDNNDLLNIRIDRKRKILVTTFLRAIGFTTQQKIISLFYETETIPVKPEAIDRIVMDDIVDQSTGEVLIECNTLLTPELIQKLDESKVKKIPVAKIGVDEELSIHKTLAKDNTRSKNEALIEIYRKMRPGDPPTVESASALLDSLFFNPKRYNLSRVGRYKLNKRLDLHIPIDHCTLKKEDIVEIIRKLVTLNNQDEAKDDIDHLGNRRVRSSGELLENQFRIGLARIERAVKERMSILEIDTCMPSNLINAKPVAAGVKEFFGSSQLSQFMDQTNPLAELTHKRRLSALGPGGLNRERAGFEVRDVHHTHYGRVCPIETPEGPNIGLISSLATFARVNEYGFVETPYRKVVNGKVTNEIHYLVADEEDSYVIAQANAEIDAKDGLVGPLISARFKTDYPLVNPKDVNYMDVSPKQLVSVATALIPFLEHDDANRALMGSNMQRQAVPVLRTDAPLVGTGMEAKAAYDSGVMVMAKHDGIVEKVTSERILISYEDKKEGRIHVDTHTLLKYQRSNQDTCVNQKPIVKPNQHVKKGQVIADGPATHEGELALGQNVLVAFMPWQGYNFEDAIIVSERFLKDDVFTSIHVEEFELEARDTKLGKEEITRDIPNVGEDALKDLDESGIVRVGAEVGPGDILVGKVTPKGETELSPEEKLLRAIFGEKSGDVRDASLKVPPGVEGKVIEVKVFSRRERDDKIRARDIDQIKKIEKDRMRKVAHVDKRCNEDIAETEQKLAEILAEIKKGGKGDAARAKEDAAKRIKRLTQISEEVKDEINVDHEKQIMKIRKGDELPPGVIKLVKVNVAKKRKLSVGDKMAGRHGNKGVVSKVVPVEDMPYLADGTPVDIILNPLGVPSRMNLGQILETHLGWAAQKLNKYMATPVFDGATLEQIKEKLKEADLPESGTAVLYDGRTGERFDQDVTVGFIYMLKLAHLVDDKIHARSIGPYSLITQQPLGGKAQFGGQRFGEMEVWALEAYGAAEVLQELLTVKSDDTAGRTKIYEAIVKGKNAPESCVPESFNVLVKELQSLGLNIELLRGYKQEEEQGDEKKEEKATKSKKRKVAKEDA